In the genome of Candidatus Atribacteria bacterium ADurb.Bin276, the window TCTGGGAAGCAGCGCTCCACAATCCTGGATGATTCATAACTCCAAGCATGGCTAACCACAAAATAACCCCGGTAATGATCATAATAAAAATGAGAATAAGCATCCCCAAGGCAATCAAACCACGAACTTGCATAGTTGACTTATTCATTATCTTTCCTCCTCTATTAGCTTTGGATTAGGGAAAAGAAAATAACGCCTTTTTTTAAAAAGAGAAAAATTTTATAATAAGAAAAATTCTTTATTTCATTATAATATAATGGAGAGAAAGGATGAGAGCAATTCGGTCAGATGGTTTTTTAAAGAATCTCCCCTAGAAGCCAGGAAAAATTTCCATTGAAAATATTTTCCCATCAAACCTAAATATAAATTAAATCGGAGGGAAAACTGTGAATCAATATATTTTGGTACTTGATTGTGGCGCAACAACGCTCCGGGCAGTAGCAGTTGGGATGAAAGGAGAAATATTGGCTATTTCGGCCTTGCCTAATGCTCCCCGATTGCAAAGTGGGTGCGAAGATTGTCTCATTTGGGATTTAGATGAAATATGGAATAAGTTTTTACAGATTATTCCTAAGGTAAGGTCTCAAGTCAATGGAAAGGTAGTAGCAGTCACTGTTACCACCTTTGGAGCTGATGGAACGACGGTAAAGAAGGATGGTACATTAACTTATCCGGTTATATCCTGGCAATGTTCTCGAACAACCGAATGGGCAAAAAGGATTGCATCGTTAATATCCCCACGAGAAATTTTCCGACTCACTGGCTATCAAATAATTCCTTTCAATACCATTATTAAGCTATTGTGGATGAGAGAAAATGTTCCAGAAGCATTGGATGAAGCCGATACCTATATGATGATGCCTGGGTTATTAAGCTATAAGCTTTGCGGAGAAATGTCTTTTGATTATCCCTCGGCTTCAACGACCATGATGATTGATATTCGTACCAAAAAATGGTCGGAGCGTTTATTATCTTTAGTTGGATTAGATGAAACCTTTTTTCCACCATTTCTTCCTAGTGGGGGGGTGATCGGGCGGATTACGGAAAAAGTGTCATCAGAAACCGGGATTCCCTTAGGAATTCCAGTTATTGCTGCTGGTCATGATACTCAATTCGCTTTAATTGGGTCAATGGCTGACCAAAGTGAAATGGTTTTGAGTTCGGGAACCTGGGAAATTGCTGCGATACGGATCCTAGAATATCGTGACTCAGAAAGAGCTTTTGAAACGGGTATTATGACCGAATTTGATGCGGTAGATGGTCTTTGGGACCCTCAAATGCTGATGATGGCCGGTGGTGTGGTGGAGTGGGTTCGACGGAATTTTTTTGCTGACATTAAAGATCGATCAGACATCTATTCATTGATGATTGATAATGCCAGAGAGATTGAACCGGGAAGTGGGGGAGTTATAGTGGTTCCCTCCTTTATGCCCTCCGGTCCGAATAAGCCTTATGAAACACAAGGAACGATCTTAGGGCTAGGGCTAACTACTGATCGTTCGCAAGTTTATCGAGCTGCTCTGGAAGGATTATCCTTTCAACTTAAGCAAGCGGTAAAAGCATTTTATGAAACCTTTAGTTTTGAACCAACAGCAGTAAGGGTGGTTGGAGGAGGTTCAAAAAACCACCTTTGGAATCAAATACGAGCAGATGTTTTAGGACTTCCGGTGATTACTACTTCTTGCGAGGAAGGGACCGTTTTAGGAGCAGCTCTCTTTGCTATGGTTGGTTCCGGTATAGCTCGATCCATCGAAGAAGCAAAAAAAATGGTCGAAATATCCACTCGGGTATGGGAACCTTCGGAAAATTGGCCCTATTATCAAAAATTATATGAAGAGTATGAAAAGCTTCCTCTTTTCTTGGCTTCTCATTATCGAAATAAGATCTGAATCACTTGACAATTAACAATATCAAGTTAGAATAAATCATTGAGAAAATACTTCTTCAGGGTAGGGTAAGGGAGAAATTCCCAATTCCCAACCGGCGGTGATGGTTCATCCTAAGCCCGCGAGCCCGATATGGGTTGATCCGGTGAAAATCCGGAGCCGACGGTAAAGTCCGGATGGGAGAAGAAGTCCATAATAAGCCCATAAACCCTGAAGGCGAAATGCTTTCAGGGTTTTTTTATCTCTGAAGAAAGACCATTCGAGGAGGCTTCTTGATATGAAGTGTCGAAATTTGGTTTATACTGGAGCATTTTCTGCTCTATCCATTGTTTTGAGCTATTTAATCCACTTCCCCCTAATTCCTTCGGCACCCTTTTTGCTTTATGATCCTGGTGATGTACCCATATTGATTATGGGCCTTAAATTCAGTCCTGGAATTGGCGTGGTCATGACTGCCATCGTATCAGTTTTATTTGCGGTTTTAACCGGGCAGGGAGGTCCTTGGGGAGTGCTTATGCATTTTATAGCTACTGGTGTATATGTATTGACTGCTAGTTTGATTTACCGAAGACAAAGAAACCTCTCTTCAGCAGTAAAGGGTTTGATTATTGCTCCTTTGGTGATGACGGGGGTTATGGTGATAGCTAATCTTTTGGTTACGCCTTTGTACTTAGGAGTGACTCGAGAAATGGTTATCGGCATGTTGCTTCCTGCCATTATACCCTTTAATCTTCTCAAAGGTGCTATTAATGGAATTATTACATTTTTGCTCTATAAAAAAGTCAGCAACTTTCTTGAGGCTGGCGATCAGTGTGTTTCAAAACCCAATGCTGTTAGACAATAAACCCTCATACTGCCTAACAACACCAGATGAGGATGAAAATACCTATCTAAAACCATCATTGCGAGGAGTCCAACCGTTTTTTGGTTGAACGACGTGGCAATCTCATTTTGTAAATTTTAAAAAAATAATTTCAGGAAAGAATTTTGTTTTTATAGCTGAATATTTTCGAGGGTCAGTAAACGTAATTTCCAGTCTAACCCGTAACCGAATCCTCCTAAAGAACTTTTGGCGACGACCCGGTGACAGGGGATAATCAAAGGAATCGGATTACGATGTAAAGCTTGGCCTACTGCCCGATAAGCTCTTTTTCGTGAGGATAATTGTGCAACCTGTTGGTAGGTTTTTACTTCTCCCCAAGGTATATTTTTGGTGATATCCAATATCTGGCGGGTGTAATCGGGAAATTGCTCAATAATAACTGGTTCAGTAAATTCAACTTTTTTCCCGGAAAAATAAGTATTGACCTTATCAGAAAAATCTGGCCAGGGCAATTTAGTTTCAAGTACGAATGAATCGTGCTGGGGGAGATGGTAGGACTGGAGATATTGGAAAGCTTCTTCAGGGGTTGGTTGAGGTAGAACAAATGCAGCCAGCAGGTCATTTTGCCAGCCAATAACTGCCGTACCTAATAGTGTGGTTAGAAATGAATAAAAAAAGAGATTTGATTTTTTCACCAAGACCCACCCTTTCCATTTTCTTATCAAATTGGTCTTTAAATGAGTATTTTAATGGTTTTTTGCAAAAAAAGTGACTATTACCTCTTTACAAGATTGAAAATTACCGTATAATTTTTGATATACTGTTAATAATATCGTAAAAATCCGAAGAAGGGAACAAGTAGTTTCATCTGACAAACTATAGAGAGCCGGGAGAAGGGATGGAAGCCTGGTGTTTGCGATGAATCGAATGGAGCCTGGAGGAGTGAAGCTGGTCGAAGAAGGAAAAAACAGCTTCATCGCATTCTGCGTTAAAGGTCTAAAGCTGGAGCCTCTTGCTCAATGAGGGTGGTACCGCGGGTCATTTTAATCCCTCCCGTCCCTGTGTCGGGAGGGATTTTTTTTTAAAAAAGGAGGTAAGAAATGAGAAAGATACTTTTTTTCACATTATTGGTTTTGTTGTCAATAGGGTTGGTTTTGCCAGCAACGGCTGCTGAACCGATAAAGATTGGGATCATGCAGATTGTTGACCATCCGGCTTTAAATGCAACCCGAGATGGTGTAAGAGATGTCCTTCAAGAGGTCTATGGATATGTTCCCGATCAGGACATTATCTATGATATGCAATCAGCTCAAGGTGATGTAGCAACTGCCAACACCATAGCACGTAAATTTGTATCCGATCAGGTTGATGTTATCGTTTCAATTGCAACACCCACCTCCCAGGCAGTGGCTAATGCCACCAAAGAAATACCAATTGTTTTTTCTGCGGTAACTGATCCAGTCAGTGCTGGTTTAGTTAAAGATCTTAATAAACCGGGTGGAAATGTTACTGGTGTATCCGATATGACACCGGTAGACCGACAAGTCGAAATGCTAAAATATGTATTCCCTGATGCCAAAAATTTAGGTACCGTTTATAACGCTGGTGAGGTTAATTCGGTGGTAACCAACGATTTAGCAAAAGTTGCTTGTGAAAAATATGGAATGTCTCTTATCGAAGCCACCGTTTCAACATCGGCTGATGTGGCTATTGCCACACAATCCCTGGTTGGTAAGGTCGATGCAATTTATGTTTCAACCGATAATACAGTAGTGAGTGCTCTGGAAACGGTAATCAAGGTTTGTCAAGACAAAAAAATACCGTTAATCTTGGCCGATCCTACAACCTTGGAAAAGGGAGCAACTATGGCTTTAGGATTTGATTATTATTTGCATGGTCGTCAGACCGGTGACATGGTAGCTCGAATTCTAAAAGGAGAAAAGCCATCTGATATCCCGGTAGAGTTTGCCAACAAATTGGTTTTAATGGTTAACAGTAAAAACTTGGAAATACTGGGAGTTCAAGCTGATGATTTTAAAGCCCTTTTAGAAAAGTATGTTGAAGACATGAGATCACAGAACGTTGAGGTCACTTTAGAGTTCAAATAAAAAAAGAATTCAATTCTAGCCCCATGTTGATTTCATCATGGGGCTAGAATTAACACTTTATGAAAACGTAATCTTGAAATGATGAAAAGCAGGTGAAGTGATTGTACGACTATTTTATTTTTAGTGTACAGGAAGGATTGCTATACGGAATTCTTGCTTTAGGCGTGTATATTACTTTTCGTTGTTTAGACTTTCCTGATCTAACCGTTGATGGGAGCTTCCCGTTGGGAGCGGCAGTTTTTGCTTCATTGGTTTATCGAGGATTTGGCCCGATTGAAAGCATGATAGCTGCTTTTATAGCTGGAGCCTTAGCCGGTCTATTAACTGGAGTATTGCATACTTTTTCGAAAATTCCAGCTCTCTTATCGGGAATTCTTACCATGACCTGTTTATATTCTATTAATTTAAGGATTATGGGGCGACCTAACATATCACTTTCTGAAAATCTTGGACATCGAACGATTTTCACCATGCTGAGGGATTCCCTCAACGGCATTCCAGAAAGCTATCTTCGTCTCTTTTTTTTAATTGGTCTTATTTTTCTTATTAAAATTTTATTAGACCTTTTTTTGCAAACCGAAATTGGTTTAGCTATCCGGGCTACTGGTGATAATGAAACTCTGGTTGAGGCCCAAGGGATTAATCCTGACCGAATCAAACTGGTGGGAATTTCTCTTTCTAATGCTTTGGTAGCATTCTCTGGTGCCATGTTTGCTCAATATCAGGGTTTTGTTGATATCAATATGGGAATTGGTATGGTAGTTTTAGGCCTGGCTTCAGTGATCGTTGGAGAAGTTCTTTTAAGAGGGAGAATTATTCTGGTAATAACCCTTCAGGTTATTATTGGAGCGGTGGTATATCGATTGGCTACCGCAACTGCCTTGAACTACGGGTACAGTATTGGGTTTAAACCCTATGATTTGAAGCTTTTTACCGGTCTTTTGGTTATCATTATTCTCTCTTTTCCGGTAATAAAAGCGAAGTTTAGGAGAGTGAAATAGTGTTACAACTTGAACACATTGATAAAGTATTTTTTAGAAATACTCCAGATGAACGATGGGCTTTGAGAAACCTTTCCTGCACTGTTCAGCCTGATGAGTTTGTCACTATTGTAGGGAGTAATGGTGCTGGAAAAACAACCTTGTTGAATATTGTCAGCGGAAACCATTTTCCCGACCGAGGAAGGGTGATTATAGAAGATCATGATGTAACATCCCTACCAGCTTTTCGTCGAGCTCGTTTTATTGGCAGAGTTTTCCAAAATACCTCCCAAGGATCAGCAGCATCGTTGACCATTGAAGAGAATTTTGCCATTGCTTACGCCAAAGGAAGAACCAGGGGGCTCCGTCTGGCAATTTCTGAACATTTGAGAAAAAAAATTCGAGAGAAATTAGCAGAAGTTGGTTTAGGATTAGAAAACCGCCTTCGAGATCGAGTGGGGCTTTTATCAGGCGGTCAGCGTCAAGCCTTAGCGTTGCTTATGGCAACTATCGGGAATCCCAAAATTTTACTTTTAGATGAGCACACCGCTAACCTTGATCCCAAAACTGCTGAAAAAATCATGAATTTAACCAATCTTCTCATTCGGGATGATCATCTGACAGCGTTTATGATTACCCATGACTTGGGAGATGCTCTGAAATATGGGACTCGAACTATTCTTATGGATGATGGTGGAATTGTTTTAGATATCTCGGGAGAAGAAAGAAAAAAAATGACTATCAATGAGCTTTTAGAGCGGTTTAGTGAACGTCGCCATAAAAAATTTGCTAACGATCGCGTGTTGCTTTCTACTGAAACCAAGGAAGGTTAAAGACAAAATGGACAATAGTTCACCAATGATGAAGATAAACTCTCAGGCCATTTTTATAGTACCAGATAAGGATAAAAGTAGCTATCTAAATCCGTCATTGCCAGGAGTTCAACCGTTCTTTGGTTGAACTCCTGGCAATCTCATCCAACCACTCCGTCATTCTGAGGAGCGTATTTTGCGACGTGAGAATCTCATCCTTTAAAGTATTTATGAAGAATAAAAAACCTAAAAAGATGAGATCCTCACACGGGAAAGCACCACTCAGGATGACGCCGGTGGTGTCAGATGAGGTCCTTACGCCCTCGAAAAGCGAAGCCTCAAGATGACCGATTAAAGAATTCAAATGATGGTATTTTCAGAATAGAAAGCTAGACATAGCAAGACGTACTTTATGAAAAAAGAACAGTATTGAATAAAACTTGGTAGATGTAAAAACTGCAATTCGTGAAATTGTTCTAAACACAAGATGTTGAGAAGAGATTTTATAAAAAATATCAAACGATAATAAGGGTATTGGTTTTCAAATGAACCAATAAAAAAAACACCGGAGGTGATTACCATGGAAGAGGCAAACCGAATATACCTGAGCGAAAGGGAGATGCCGACCATCTGGTATAATATCATTCCAGATTTACCACGGCCTCTTGATCCCCCGTTGCATCCAGGCACAAAAGAACCGGTTACTCCTCAAGATTTGGAACCAATTTTTCCACCGAGCCTAATACAGCAGGAAGTAAGCAGCCAGCGTTTCATTGATATACCTGGTGAAGTGCTTGATATATACCGCCTCTGGCGTCCCTCACCCTTGTATCGTGCTCGACGGTTGGAAAAAGCCTTACAAACACCAGCCCGTATCTATTTTAAATATGAAGGCGACAGCCCGGTTGGGAGTCACAAACCAAATACCGCAGTAGCACAGGCTTATTATAACAAAAAGGATGGAACTAAACGTTTGACTACTGAAACTGGTGCCGGCCAATGGGGTTCGGCACTTTCTATGGCTTGCCATTATTTTGGTATGGAGTGCACGGTTTATATGGTAAATGTAAGCTATCGTCAAAAGCCTTATCGCCGGGTATTAATGCAAACTTGGGGTGCTAATGTATTTCCCAGCCCCAGTGAGAACACTAAAACTGGGAGTGATATACTTCATGAAACTCCCGATTCAATAGGTAGTTTGGCAATAGCAATCAGTGAGGCCATCGAAGATGCAGTGAATACTCCTCATTCCAAATATAGTCTGGGGAGTGTTCTTAACCATGTTCTTCTTCACCAAACAATAATTGGTGAAGAAACAAAACTGCAGTTGGAAAAGGTTGGAGAGAAGTATCCCGATATTGTTATTGGTTGTGTTGGGGGTGGTAGCAACTTTGGAGGAATGGCTTTTCCATTCCTGCGTGATAAAATTGCTGGTACGAAGAATTTTCGAGCAATAGCGGTTGAACCCAAATCTTGTTCCACTTTGCTAACTGGGAAATATGAATACGACTTAGGAGATGTTGCTGGGATGACACCTTATTTAAAAATGTATACCCTCGGTCATGACTTTATCCCGCCAGGAATTCATGCCGGTGGTCTACGATACCATGGTATGGCTCCTTTGGTAAGTTTATTGTATAATGCGGGTATTATCGAAGCTCAATCCTATAAGCAAAATGAAATTTTTGACTCAGCTGTTCTTTTCACCAAGACCGAGGCAATTTTACCCGCTCCTGAAAGTGCTCATGCAATTAAGGCGGCTATTGAAGAAGCTAAGAAATGCAAAGAAACCGGAGAAGATAAGGTTATTGTCTTTAATCTCAGTGGTAATGGTTATCTTGATTTAGGAGCCTATGATATTTTTGTTAATGGAGGTTTCCCTGAAGCCAATAATGGTTCATAAGTGAATTGAAAAAAAATGCCTCCAGTGGGAAACTACAGGAGGCATTTTTTTTTGCCTGGTATTTAAAGTGGAGTATCAATGATGAATGAACATATTCTTTTAGTCAATCCTTGGATTTATGATTTTACCGCTTATGACCTCTGGATGAAGCCATTGGGACTACTTTATCTGGCATCTCACTTGAAGAATTCTGGTTATAAGGTTACCCTCCTAGATTGTATGGATCGCCATTACCCTTTTATGCCTCTACCAGACCATCCGGGGCCGAAACGGCTTAAAAGTGTGGGTTGTGGTAGTTATTATCGGGAAAAGATTCCTAAACCGGCTCAATTTTTGTCGATTCCTCGTTATTGGTCACGTTTTGGAATACCTTGGGATGAAGTTAAGAAACAACTCAAGGAGATTGAACCCCCAGGATGGGTGTTTATCACTGGTACCATGACTTATTGGTATCCTGGTCAAGTCGCTTTTTTAAATCTTGTTCGTCAATTATGGGGAAAAACTCAAGTAATTATTGGTGGTTGGTATCCTACTCTCTGTTCAGAACATGCTCACCAATGGGGATTCGACCGGATCATTGAAGGGATTGACCCCTTGCTGGTCATCAAGCAACTCAGTTCAGATTTCAAGGAATTATCTACTATTACAGGTTATAAAGAGTTTTTTTCGGTGAAGCCAGCTTTTGATCTTTATAAAAAACTTGACTATACGGTCGTTTTGACTTCTATCGGTTGCCCCTTTCGCTGTACTTATTGTGCTTCCGGGAGGTATTTCTCAGAATTTTGGCGGCGGCCCTGGGAGCAGGTACTCGATGAAATTACCTATGATTATGAGAATTACCGGATTCAAGACCTAGCTTTTTATGATGATGCATTGCTTTATCGAGCCGAAGAAAGTTTTCTACCCCTTCTAAAAGCTTTACAAAAAGAACGACTCCCCCTTCGTTTTCACCTCCCCAATTCTATCCATGCCCGGTATGTAACTCGGGAAATTGCCGAACTCATGAGAGAATGTAACTTTGAAACCCTTCGAATTAGCCTAGAATTTTCCGATGTCGATAGCCAAAAAAACACTGGAAATAAGGTGGATAATTTCATTTTTGAAAAAGCCATTCAATCTTTTATACAAGCCGGTTATGCCCCTGAAGAACTGGAAGTCTATCTTCTTTTTGGCCTTCCTGGTTTAAAGGCGAAGGACTATGAATTGTCGATTGAATATGTTACTGATTTGGGATTAAAGCCTCGTTTGTCTCTATTTTCTCCACTTCCTGGTACACCAGATTTCGAAAAGGTTATCATGCATCAAATCAAAGATGACCCCTTGTTTCAAAATAAAATAGCTTATCTTTACCTATCCGAACAAAATGAGTTATATGAGGCGTTGCAAAGGAAAATATCTAAATATACTTTTTTCCATTAACGCAACAAATAAACCAACTTAAAATATTAATAATTTAATTAATTAGATGAAATATCTTCATGATGGTAAGGAATGAGATTATATTCTCATGGGTTTGATAGAAAAGGAAGTAATGTTGGAGGTGTAATTATGAAAATTCAATGGTTTGGTCATTCTTTTTTTCTGGTGACATCCCAAGGTGGGAAAAAGATAGTATTTGACCCCTTTGATCAAAGTGTTGGTTACCCACTCCCTCAAGTATCAGCAAATATGGTGTGTGTCAGTCATTCCCATTATGATCATAATAATGTTCAAATCATTGGAGGAAATCCAGAAATTATTCAAAAAGCGGGTATATATGTTCGGGATGGGTATCAAATACAAGGCTTTCAAACTTACCATGA includes:
- the ribU gene encoding Riboflavin transporter RibU, with the translated sequence MKCRNLVYTGAFSALSIVLSYLIHFPLIPSAPFLLYDPGDVPILIMGLKFSPGIGVVMTAIVSVLFAVLTGQGGPWGVLMHFIATGVYVLTASLIYRRQRNLSSAVKGLIIAPLVMTGVMVIANLLVTPLYLGVTREMVIGMLLPAIIPFNLLKGAINGIITFLLYKKVSNFLEAGDQCVSKPNAVRQ
- the trpB_1 gene encoding Tryptophan synthase beta chain, which encodes MEEANRIYLSEREMPTIWYNIIPDLPRPLDPPLHPGTKEPVTPQDLEPIFPPSLIQQEVSSQRFIDIPGEVLDIYRLWRPSPLYRARRLEKALQTPARIYFKYEGDSPVGSHKPNTAVAQAYYNKKDGTKRLTTETGAGQWGSALSMACHYFGMECTVYMVNVSYRQKPYRRVLMQTWGANVFPSPSENTKTGSDILHETPDSIGSLAIAISEAIEDAVNTPHSKYSLGSVLNHVLLHQTIIGEETKLQLEKVGEKYPDIVIGCVGGGSNFGGMAFPFLRDKIAGTKNFRAIAVEPKSCSTLLTGKYEYDLGDVAGMTPYLKMYTLGHDFIPPGIHAGGLRYHGMAPLVSLLYNAGIIEAQSYKQNEIFDSAVLFTKTEAILPAPESAHAIKAAIEEAKKCKETGEDKVIVFNLSGNGYLDLGAYDIFVNGGFPEANNGS
- a CDS encoding ABC transporter substrate binding protein, encoding MRKILFFTLLVLLSIGLVLPATAAEPIKIGIMQIVDHPALNATRDGVRDVLQEVYGYVPDQDIIYDMQSAQGDVATANTIARKFVSDQVDVIVSIATPTSQAVANATKEIPIVFSAVTDPVSAGLVKDLNKPGGNVTGVSDMTPVDRQVEMLKYVFPDAKNLGTVYNAGEVNSVVTNDLAKVACEKYGMSLIEATVSTSADVAIATQSLVGKVDAIYVSTDNTVVSALETVIKVCQDKKIPLILADPTTLEKGATMALGFDYYLHGRQTGDMVARILKGEKPSDIPVEFANKLVLMVNSKNLEILGVQADDFKALLEKYVEDMRSQNVEVTLEFK
- the ogt gene encoding Methylated-DNA--protein-cysteine methyltransferase: MKKSNLFFYSFLTTLLGTAVIGWQNDLLAAFVLPQPTPEEAFQYLQSYHLPQHDSFVLETKLPWPDFSDKVNTYFSGKKVEFTEPVIIEQFPDYTRQILDITKNIPWGEVKTYQQVAQLSSRKRAYRAVGQALHRNPIPLIIPCHRVVAKSSLGGFGYGLDWKLRLLTLENIQL
- the yxdL gene encoding ABC transporter ATP-binding protein YxdL — translated: MLQLEHIDKVFFRNTPDERWALRNLSCTVQPDEFVTIVGSNGAGKTTLLNIVSGNHFPDRGRVIIEDHDVTSLPAFRRARFIGRVFQNTSQGSAASLTIEENFAIAYAKGRTRGLRLAISEHLRKKIREKLAEVGLGLENRLRDRVGLLSGGQRQALALLMATIGNPKILLLDEHTANLDPKTAEKIMNLTNLLIRDDHLTAFMITHDLGDALKYGTRTILMDDGGIVLDISGEERKKMTINELLERFSERRHKKFANDRVLLSTETKEG
- a CDS encoding ribose ABC transporter permease protein, translating into MYDYFIFSVQEGLLYGILALGVYITFRCLDFPDLTVDGSFPLGAAVFASLVYRGFGPIESMIAAFIAGALAGLLTGVLHTFSKIPALLSGILTMTCLYSINLRIMGRPNISLSENLGHRTIFTMLRDSLNGIPESYLRLFFLIGLIFLIKILLDLFLQTEIGLAIRATGDNETLVEAQGINPDRIKLVGISLSNALVAFSGAMFAQYQGFVDINMGIGMVVLGLASVIVGEVLLRGRIILVITLQVIIGAVVYRLATATALNYGYSIGFKPYDLKLFTGLLVIIILSFPVIKAKFRRVK
- a CDS encoding Radical SAM superfamily protein, which encodes MNEHILLVNPWIYDFTAYDLWMKPLGLLYLASHLKNSGYKVTLLDCMDRHYPFMPLPDHPGPKRLKSVGCGSYYREKIPKPAQFLSIPRYWSRFGIPWDEVKKQLKEIEPPGWVFITGTMTYWYPGQVAFLNLVRQLWGKTQVIIGGWYPTLCSEHAHQWGFDRIIEGIDPLLVIKQLSSDFKELSTITGYKEFFSVKPAFDLYKKLDYTVVLTSIGCPFRCTYCASGRYFSEFWRRPWEQVLDEITYDYENYRIQDLAFYDDALLYRAEESFLPLLKALQKERLPLRFHLPNSIHARYVTREIAELMRECNFETLRISLEFSDVDSQKNTGNKVDNFIFEKAIQSFIQAGYAPEELEVYLLFGLPGLKAKDYELSIEYVTDLGLKPRLSLFSPLPGTPDFEKVIMHQIKDDPLFQNKIAYLYLSEQNELYEALQRKISKYTFFH
- the fucK gene encoding L-fuculokinase; this translates as MNQYILVLDCGATTLRAVAVGMKGEILAISALPNAPRLQSGCEDCLIWDLDEIWNKFLQIIPKVRSQVNGKVVAVTVTTFGADGTTVKKDGTLTYPVISWQCSRTTEWAKRIASLISPREIFRLTGYQIIPFNTIIKLLWMRENVPEALDEADTYMMMPGLLSYKLCGEMSFDYPSASTTMMIDIRTKKWSERLLSLVGLDETFFPPFLPSGGVIGRITEKVSSETGIPLGIPVIAAGHDTQFALIGSMADQSEMVLSSGTWEIAAIRILEYRDSERAFETGIMTEFDAVDGLWDPQMLMMAGGVVEWVRRNFFADIKDRSDIYSLMIDNAREIEPGSGGVIVVPSFMPSGPNKPYETQGTILGLGLTTDRSQVYRAALEGLSFQLKQAVKAFYETFSFEPTAVRVVGGGSKNHLWNQIRADVLGLPVITTSCEEGTVLGAALFAMVGSGIARSIEEAKKMVEISTRVWEPSENWPYYQKLYEEYEKLPLFLASHYRNKI